The following proteins come from a genomic window of Musa acuminata AAA Group cultivar baxijiao chromosome BXJ1-7, Cavendish_Baxijiao_AAA, whole genome shotgun sequence:
- the LOC135679028 gene encoding uncharacterized protein LOC135679028 — MGQLFSSIGGKFQRAGAGAGNGWRERQLRKIADEAFDRIRTDSHDDRLTFQDLYIAVLYAYNDINKFLPGPHNDPPSKEKLKAMMEEYDINLDGLLDREEFAELMRKLTADTVRSVGQNLLIGLVLVPTIALLAKRATEGFPVVGKVAQRTPNFVYASIVALGVVLVQKPNC; from the exons ATGGGTCAGCTCTTCTCCTCCATCGGAGGCAAGTTCCAAC gagcaggagcaggagcagggAACGGATGGCGCGAGAGGCAGCTGAGGAAGATTGCTGACGAGGCCTTCGACCGCATCAGAACCGATTCGCACGACGACCGGCTCACCTTCCAAGACCTATACATCGCCGTCCTCTACGCCTACAA TGACATCAACAAGTTCCTCCCGGGGCCTCACAACGACCCCCCCTCGAAGGAGAAGCTGAAAGCAATGATGGAG GAGTACGACATCAACTTGGACGGCTTGCTCGACCGCGAGGAGTTCGCAGAGCTGATGAGGAAGCTTACGGCCGATACCGTGAGGTCGGTGGGGCAAAATCTACTGATAGGACTGGTGTTGGTGCCGACAATAGCGCTGCTGGCCAAGAGGGCCACCGAGGGGTTTCCGGTCGTGGGCAAGGTGGCGCAGAGAACGCCCAATTTTGTGTATGCCTCCATTGTCGCTCTTGGAGTTGTGCTGGTCCAAAAGCCAAACTGCTGA
- the LOC103992072 gene encoding pentatricopeptide repeat-containing protein At1g08070, chloroplastic-like: MAFSPSAPSSPFTPPLQLPHKLDTIRSMDELKQIQAAILKTPSLQSPPLLAKILSFCALSSSPHIAHARSLLAHIDNPSPLMYNTVFHSLSRSNRSLVSISIMFYEDMLEKDLRPDSFTFPYLLKLFANSQALQAGEALHAHAIKMGLDANVYVRNNLMSLYALCGEVRSIQKLFDGFPEKDLVSWTTLISGYTKAGLAKKAVKVFEEMMSENLRADGVTMVAVLSACAELGDLELGRKLHRYIGARQIDMDVFVGNALVDMYSKCGDVDSAYQLFNEMPVRNVVSWNSIISGLVNNKEFKQALELFRQMQRQGIEPDAFTLVGVLNSCASLGALELGQWVHAYINRNGIEADGITGNALVDMYSKCGRIDRAMEVFGGMAHKDVYTYTSMIVGLAMHGRGEEALELFAAMSSAGVKPNEVTFVGVLSACSHAGLVDVGLRHFESMSAVYGLVPQIEHYGCVVDMFGRAGRLDKAQDLISSMPMEPDAFIWGSLLGACRNHGDVALGETVAKLLLDVEPQEEGAYVLMSNLYTAGNRRSDGLRMRKAMRTNKVRKTPGCSLIEIDGVIHEFRKGEELHPQAKEVYAMVDEFAHRLNIDSSQDEARHHSERLAMAFGLIGTRPDTPLRIVKNLRVCHDCHSVIKYVSRLYNREIVLRDRYRFHRFKNGWCSCNEFW, from the coding sequence ATGGCCTTCTCTCCCTCGGCACCTTCTTCACCTTTCACCCCGCCGCTGCAGCTCCCTCACAAATTGGACACCATACGATCCATGGACGAGCTCAAGCAAATCCAAGCCGCCATCCTCAAGACTCCCTCCCTCCAATCTCCTCCGCTCCTCGCAAAGATCCTCTCCTTCTGTGCTCTCTCCTCCTCCCCACACATCGCCCACGCCCGGTCCCTCCTTGCCCACATCGATAACCCGAGCCCGCTCATGTACAACACCGTCTTCCACAGCTTGTCCCGTAGCAACAGAAGCTTGGTCTCCATTTCCATAATGTTCTACGAGGACATGCTCGAAAAGGACCTTCGTCCTGACAGTTTTACCTTCCCTTACCTTCTCAAGCTCTTCGCCAATTCCCAAGCATTGCAGGCGGGGGAAGCCCTTCATGCTCATGCCATCAAGATGGGGCTCGACGCCAATGTGTACGTTAGGAACAACCTCATGAGCTTGTATGCTCTTTGTGGGGAGGTCCGTTCCATACAGAAGTTGTTCGATGGATTTCCTGAGAAAGACTTGGTCTCTTGGACTACTTTGATCTCAGGGTATACGAAGGCGGGTTTGGCAAAGAAGGCGGTAAAAGTGTTCGAAGAAATGATGAGTGAGAACTTGAGAGCGGATGGGGTGACCATGGTGGCAGTGCTGTCGGCTTGTGCGGAACTCGGGGACTTGGAACTGGGGAGGAAACTGCACCGGTACATCGGTGCCCGTCAGATCGACATGGATGTCTTCGTCGGCAATGCTTTGGTAGACATGTACTCCAAGTGTGGGGACGTCGATTCGGCGTACCAGTTGTTCAACGAAATGCCTGTGAGGAATGTCGTCTCCTGGAACTCCATTATCTCCGGGCTTGTTAACAATAAGGAATTCAAGCAGGCTTTGGAGTTGTTTCGCCAAATGCAGCGCCAAGGCATCGAGCCCGACGCCTTCACGTTGGTCGGGGTGCTCAACTCGTGCGCGAGCCTCGGAGCGCTCGAGCTGGGCCAGTGGGTTCATGCCTACATCAACAGGAACGGCATCGAGGCGGACGGAATCACGGGGAACGCCTTGGTCGACATGTACTCCAAATGTGGAAGGATAGATCGGGCCATGGAAGTCTTCGGCGGCATGGCTCACAAAGACGTGTACACCTACACCAGCATGATCGTGGGGCTTGCCATGCACGGCCGGGGAGAGGAGGCGTTGGAACTCTTCGCCGCCATGTCGTCAGCCGGCGTGAAGCCAAATGAAGTCACGTTCGTCGGCGTCCTGTCGGCGTGCAGCCACGCCGGCTTGGTCGACGTCGGCCTCCGCCACTTCGAGAGCATGTCCGCGGTGTACGGCCTCGTACCGCAGATCGAGCACTACGGTTGCGTGGTCGACATGTTCGGACGAGCAGGGCGGCTCGACAAAGCACAAGACCTAATCTCGAGCATGCCGATGGAGCCCGACGCCTTCATCTGGGGGTCTCTGCTGGGAGCTTGCAGGAACCACGGAGACGTAGCACTGGGTGAGACCGTGGCGAAACTCCTCCTCGATGTCGAGCCTCAAGAGGAGGGAGCTTATGTCCTCATGTCCAACCTCTACACCGCTGGAAATCGCCGCAGCGACGGACTCCGGATGAGGAAAGCAATGAGGACGAACAAGGTGAGGAAAACGCCGGGATGCAGCCTGATTGAGATAGACGGCGTGATTCACGAGTTCAGGAAGGGAGAGGAGTTGCATCCACAGGCGAAAGAGGTATACGCAATGGTGGATGAGTTCGCCCATCGCCTCAACATCGACTCTTCACAGGACGAAGCACGTCACCACAGCGAGAGGTTGGCCATGGCATTCGGATTGATCGGTACGAGGCCCGACACGCCACTGAGGATCGTCAAGAACCTCCGAGTGTGCCATGATTGCCACAGTGTGATCAAGTACGTGTCCAGATTGTACAACAGGGAGATCGTCCTCAGGGATCGCTACAGATTTCATCGGTTCAAGAATGGGTGGTGTTCATGTAATGAGTTTTGGTAA
- the LOC135584148 gene encoding uncharacterized protein LOC135584148 yields MELFGGFLCESWSSENLYSHPDAQRCPFLRNINEPTNFSFSASFNSPFPIQGAKGPIFEDGPSFDMAFKLFHGHNGVVPLSGKSYMHEENVEPMPVMQFNPLSGKAASIGLSAFGLGGPFGFDFFSKKWNENKKSSKKDHSQQREGGGTSHESLSHEWLRTGQCPIAKSYRAVSGVLPLVAKILQPPPGIKLKFPPAVVAVRAALARTALVKTLRPQPLHAKMLAIALLGMAANVPLGVWREHTEKFSPQWFAAVHAAVPFIAMLRKSVVMPKTAMALTIAASILGQTIGSRAERLRLKSAATKDPSNMNQAAIGLKISGNCGDDEARVWKSLPLKVAGPGSSSVTSPTASMCF; encoded by the exons ATGGAGCTCTTCGGTggctttctatgtgaatcatggtCATCTGAGAATTTGTACTCTCATCCGGATGCTCAAAGGTGTCCATTTCTGAGGAATATTAATGAGCCAACAAACTTTTCCTTCTCAGCATCTTTTAATTCTCCTTTCCCA atACAAGGAGCAAAGGGTCCAATCTTTGAAGATGGACCCAGTTTCGATATGGCATTCAAGCTTTTCCATGGGCACAATGGAGTTGTCCCACTTTCAGGCAAATCATATATGCATGAGGAGAATGTGGAACCTATGCCTGTCATGCAGTTTAACCCCTTGTCAGGGAAAGCTGCTTCAATTGGTCTCTCAGCTTTTGGCCTAGGAGGACCCTTTGGTTTTGATTTCTTCTCAAAAAAGTGGAACGAGAATAAGAAATCCTCCAAGAAGGATCATTCTCAACAG AGGGAAGGTGGCGGCACATCACATGAATCATTAAGCCATGAGTGGCTCAGAACAGGGCAATGCCCAATTGCAAAGTCTTATAGAGCAGTGAGTGGTGTCTTGCCTCTTGTAGCAAAGATACTACAGCCACCACCTGGAATTAAACTCAAATTCCCCCCTGCTGTGGTGGCTGTCCGAGCAGCATTAGCTCGTACTGCCCTGGTGAAGACTCTCCGTCCTCAGCCATTGCATGCAAAAATGTTGGCGATTGCTTTGCTAGGCATGGCTGCGAATGTGCCCCTTGGTGTGTGGAGAGAGCATACCGAAAAGTTCTCACCTCAGTGGTTTGCTGCGGTCCATGCAGCCGTGCCATTTATTGCGATGCTCAGGAAGTCAGTCGTCATGCCCAAGACTGCTATGGCACTGACCATAGCAGCTTCAATCTTAGGCCAGACAATTGGTTCGAGGGCTGAGCGGCTCCGGCTTAAGTCAGCAGCAACCAAGGACCCAAGCAACATGAACCAGGCAGCCATAGGTCTCAAAATAAGCGGAAACTGCGGAGACGATGAGGCAAGAGTCTGGAAGTCTCTTCCGCTTAAGGTGGCTGGCCCAGGCTCATCGTCAGTTACATCACCAACAGCAAGCATGTGTTTCTAA